In one Sphingomonas sp. AP4-R1 genomic region, the following are encoded:
- a CDS encoding SPOR domain-containing protein, whose amino-acid sequence MVEIRRGSSGDAARERLPWLEPVEDEDDYAAEGSGYGGLILAAILVLVAIALLTAGVIWYRGQRGGAAGGDGQIIKAEPGPYKVRPPNPGGMKPDANGEVTYDTSAGQDVNSPIDLNALPEQPMVAPGQNRPAPQQAQREQPQTPARPAAVPQAPVAKAAPQPAAPPVAAAPPPASRPAPVPQAPAPSAVPEAGGVGTVQLGAFSSEAKAKQAWKTLSGRYAGLRDLGMAISPVKSDDKTLYRLRASGAPNAARLCAQLRVAGESCSLVN is encoded by the coding sequence ATGGTCGAGATCCGGCGGGGGAGTTCGGGCGACGCGGCGCGCGAGCGTTTGCCGTGGCTGGAGCCGGTGGAAGATGAGGATGACTATGCGGCCGAGGGCTCGGGCTATGGCGGCCTGATCCTCGCCGCGATCCTCGTGCTGGTGGCGATCGCGCTGCTGACGGCGGGCGTGATCTGGTATCGCGGCCAGCGCGGCGGTGCCGCCGGCGGCGACGGCCAGATCATCAAGGCCGAGCCCGGCCCTTATAAGGTGCGCCCGCCCAATCCCGGCGGGATGAAGCCCGATGCCAATGGCGAGGTGACCTACGACACCAGCGCCGGGCAGGACGTGAACAGCCCGATCGACCTGAACGCGCTGCCCGAGCAGCCGATGGTGGCGCCGGGGCAGAATCGCCCGGCTCCACAGCAGGCACAGCGTGAGCAGCCGCAGACGCCGGCCCGGCCCGCCGCCGTGCCTCAGGCGCCTGTCGCCAAGGCTGCGCCGCAACCGGCCGCACCTCCGGTGGCGGCCGCTCCGCCCCCCGCGTCCCGGCCCGCGCCGGTTCCGCAGGCGCCGGCTCCCTCCGCCGTGCCCGAGGCGGGTGGCGTGGGCACCGTCCAGCTCGGCGCCTTCTCCAGCGAGGCGAAGGCCAAGCAGGCGTGGAAGACGCTGTCGGGCCGCTATGCCGGCCTGCGCGATCTCGGCATGGCGATCAGCCCGGTGAAGAGCGACGACAAGACGCTCTACCGCCTGCGCGCCTCCGGTGCGCCGAACGCGGCACGGCTCTGCGCCCAGCTGCGCGTGGCCGGCGAGAGCTGCAGCCTGGTCAACTGA
- the nagZ gene encoding beta-N-acetylhexosaminidase, whose translation MTPLILGLSGPALTADERAFFAEVQPAGFILFRRNVVDRDQVRALTDALRAVSGRDDVPILIDQEGGRVARMQPPEWPAFPAGAAFDTLYDVAPMSAIEAIRAQATALGLMLREVGVNVDCLPLLDVRQPGAHDIIGDRALGTEPLRVAALGRATIEGLRAGGVVGVVKHVPGHGRAMADSHLELPVVDVSAEELETDLAPFIRLHDAPMAMTAHVVYPIWDPAQCASLSAKIIAGIIRKRIGFDGLLMSDDLGMHALNGDFGDRAFGVIAAGCDVALHCSGDMGEMIACADAVPTITAEARIRLDRAMATIAAGATTGDTFAALIEKRDQLLALA comes from the coding sequence ATGACACCCCTGATCCTCGGTTTGTCCGGTCCGGCCCTCACCGCCGACGAGCGCGCTTTCTTCGCGGAGGTGCAGCCGGCGGGCTTCATCCTGTTCCGCCGCAACGTGGTGGATCGCGATCAAGTGCGCGCGCTCACCGATGCGCTGCGCGCGGTATCCGGGCGCGACGACGTGCCGATCCTGATCGATCAGGAGGGTGGGCGCGTGGCGCGGATGCAGCCGCCCGAATGGCCCGCTTTTCCGGCCGGGGCCGCGTTCGACACACTCTATGACGTGGCGCCCATGTCCGCGATCGAGGCGATCCGCGCGCAGGCGACCGCGCTCGGCCTGATGCTGCGCGAGGTGGGCGTGAACGTCGATTGCCTGCCCTTGCTCGACGTGCGCCAGCCGGGCGCGCACGATATCATCGGCGATCGCGCGCTGGGCACCGAGCCTTTGCGCGTGGCGGCGCTGGGGCGTGCCACGATCGAGGGCCTGCGCGCGGGCGGCGTGGTCGGCGTGGTCAAGCATGTGCCGGGCCATGGCCGCGCGATGGCGGACAGCCATCTGGAGCTGCCCGTGGTCGATGTGTCGGCCGAGGAGCTGGAAACCGATCTCGCGCCCTTCATCCGGCTGCACGACGCGCCGATGGCGATGACCGCGCATGTGGTCTACCCGATCTGGGATCCGGCCCAGTGCGCGAGCCTGTCGGCGAAGATCATCGCCGGCATCATCCGCAAGCGCATCGGCTTCGACGGACTGCTGATGTCGGACGATCTGGGAATGCACGCGCTCAACGGCGATTTCGGCGATCGCGCATTCGGCGTGATCGCGGCGGGCTGCGATGTCGCGCTGCATTGCTCGGGCGATATGGGCGAGATGATCGCCTGCGCCGATGCGGTGCCGACGATCACGGCGGAGGCGCGCATCCGGCTGGACCGCGCGATGGCGACGATCGCGGCGGGCGCGACGACGGGCGACACGTTCGCGGCGCTGATCGAGAAGAGGGATCAGCTGCTGGCATTGGCGTGA
- a CDS encoding ScpA family protein, whose translation MSDEFDLSQPDGETLTLDIDGWEGPLDLLLTLARNQKVDLKQISILALVEQYLDFIAQARALKLELAADYLVMAAWLAYLKSGLLLPRDPEIEPSPEELALRLQLRLQRLDAMREAGARLMARDRLGRDVFARGEPEGLRVVKTPAWEAHLFDLIAAYGAVKARAVPAIHIVSRRPVMTLEAALELVARMVGQELDWADLASFLPPAQDEDYRRSAVASSFVAALELAKQGRLALRQESAFAPLMVRRA comes from the coding sequence ATGTCCGACGAATTCGATCTTTCCCAGCCCGACGGCGAGACGCTGACGCTCGACATCGACGGGTGGGAGGGGCCGCTCGACCTGCTGCTGACGCTGGCGCGCAACCAGAAGGTGGATCTCAAGCAGATCTCGATCCTCGCTCTGGTGGAGCAATATCTCGACTTCATCGCGCAGGCGCGCGCGCTGAAGCTGGAGCTGGCGGCCGATTATCTCGTGATGGCGGCGTGGCTGGCCTACCTCAAATCGGGCCTGCTGCTGCCACGCGATCCCGAGATCGAGCCGAGCCCCGAGGAACTGGCGCTGCGCCTGCAATTGCGGCTCCAGCGGCTGGACGCGATGCGCGAGGCGGGGGCGCGGCTGATGGCGCGCGACCGGCTGGGGCGCGACGTGTTCGCGCGGGGGGAGCCCGAGGGGCTCCGGGTGGTGAAGACGCCCGCCTGGGAAGCCCATCTGTTCGATCTGATCGCGGCCTATGGCGCGGTGAAGGCGCGCGCCGTGCCCGCCATCCATATCGTCTCGCGCCGCCCGGTGATGACGCTGGAGGCGGCTCTGGAGCTGGTCGCGCGGATGGTGGGGCAGGAACTGGACTGGGCTGATCTGGCGAGCTTCCTGCCACCCGCGCAGGATGAGGACTATCGCCGCTCGGCGGTGGCCTCCAGCTTCGTCGCGGCGCTGGAGCTGGCCAAGCAGGGGCGGCTGGCGTTGCGGCAGGAGAGCGCGTTCGCGCCTTTGATGGTGCGGCGGGCGTGA
- the scpB gene encoding SMC-Scp complex subunit ScpB: MTPQDLATATGIEDVRGALTRLGALYEGHGIELVERGGRWRLQTAPDLAHILRREKVEPRKLSRAGIETLAIIAYHEPVSRAEIEAIRGVQISKGTLDALLEAGWVKPAGRREVPGRPLTFATTPAFLDHFGLTSRRDLPGSEDLKAAGLLDPIDLVMEQQLEVAKEGEGD; the protein is encoded by the coding sequence ATGACGCCGCAGGATCTCGCCACCGCCACCGGGATCGAGGACGTGAGGGGTGCCCTCACGCGCCTGGGCGCGCTCTACGAAGGGCACGGCATCGAACTGGTCGAGCGGGGCGGGCGGTGGCGGCTGCAGACCGCGCCGGATCTCGCCCACATCCTGCGGCGCGAGAAGGTGGAGCCGCGCAAGCTGTCCCGCGCGGGGATCGAGACGCTGGCGATCATCGCCTATCACGAGCCCGTCAGCCGCGCCGAGATCGAGGCGATCCGCGGCGTGCAGATCTCCAAGGGCACGCTGGATGCGTTGCTGGAGGCGGGCTGGGTGAAGCCCGCCGGGCGGCGCGAAGTGCCTGGGCGGCCGCTCACCTTCGCCACCACGCCGGCCTTCCTCGATCATTTCGGCCTCACCTCGCGCCGCGATCTGCCGGGGAGCGAGGATCTGAAGGCGGCGGGGCTGCTCGATCCGATCGATCTTGTCATGGAACAGCAGCTAGAGGTGGCGAAAGAGGGCGAGGGCGACTAA
- a CDS encoding twin-arginine translocase TatA/TatE family subunit, giving the protein MGGLSIWHWLILAVVVMLLFGKGRLSDIMGDAAKGIKSFKKGLQDDEEEQRSAPRPAQRLQNQPPLEPNPDHKLQPMQDDRPSH; this is encoded by the coding sequence ATGGGCGGTTTGAGCATCTGGCATTGGCTGATCCTGGCGGTCGTCGTCATGCTGCTGTTTGGCAAGGGCCGCCTGTCCGACATCATGGGCGATGCGGCCAAGGGCATCAAAAGCTTCAAGAAGGGCCTGCAGGACGACGAGGAGGAGCAGCGCTCGGCCCCGCGCCCCGCGCAGCGCCTGCAGAACCAGCCCCCGCTGGAGCCGAACCCCGATCACAAGCTGCAGCCGATGCAGGACGACCGCCCCTCGCATTGA
- a CDS encoding DUF6683 family protein: protein MLRFRGVLRGCIVAIGLAGVSPVAAEVDGWGWSIIIPSVTRTDVLGTRLRQLDEEIEARDGATPKGGVVPAPVAPDPARLRYAPSRARRSANLAAFVAKSRQRDQDAARSLEQLFAQGDIIERMGTVLASYGMSIDNVADAYAVWWIDAWQASHRRNEDTDKRTFAAVRAQAARALSATRELAMADDAAKQRFAEALLLQALLLEGAMDQAKANPAMSGPVADAATRGARGMGLDIATMTLTPDGFIAAAR from the coding sequence ATGCTGCGGTTTCGGGGCGTCCTGCGTGGGTGTATCGTCGCCATCGGCCTTGCCGGGGTGTCCCCGGTCGCCGCAGAGGTCGATGGGTGGGGATGGAGCATCATCATCCCCTCCGTCACCCGGACCGACGTTCTCGGCACGCGGCTGCGCCAGCTGGATGAAGAGATTGAGGCGCGCGACGGCGCCACGCCCAAAGGCGGGGTCGTCCCCGCTCCGGTAGCGCCCGATCCGGCCCGGCTGCGCTACGCGCCGTCCAGGGCGCGCCGCAGCGCCAATCTCGCCGCCTTCGTCGCCAAGAGCCGCCAGCGCGATCAGGACGCCGCCCGCTCGCTGGAGCAATTGTTCGCGCAGGGCGACATCATCGAGCGGATGGGGACGGTGCTCGCGTCCTATGGCATGAGCATCGATAATGTCGCCGATGCCTATGCGGTGTGGTGGATCGATGCCTGGCAGGCGTCGCACCGCCGGAACGAGGATACCGACAAGCGCACCTTCGCGGCCGTCCGCGCGCAGGCGGCCCGTGCGCTCTCCGCCACGCGGGAACTGGCCATGGCGGACGATGCCGCCAAGCAGCGCTTCGCCGAGGCCTTGCTGCTTCAGGCCCTGCTGCTGGAAGGCGCGATGGATCAGGCCAAGGCCAATCCGGCGATGTCGGGCCCGGTGGCCGACGCCGCCACGCGGGGCGCGCGCGGCATGGGGCTGGATATCGCGACGATGACGCTCACCCCGGACGGTTTCATCGCCGCCGCCCGATAG
- the arsC gene encoding arsenate reductase (glutaredoxin) (This arsenate reductase requires both glutathione and glutaredoxin to convert arsenate to arsenite, after which the efflux transporter formed by ArsA and ArsB can extrude the arsenite from the cell, providing resistance.) yields the protein MRATIYHNPRCSKSREALAIVEASGAEVTIVEYLKTPPSAEDLARLYKRAGMTARDGLRLAEPDAKALKDANEEDILAAMAANPILIERPLVETAKGVRLGRPPEKVREIL from the coding sequence ATGAGAGCGACGATCTATCACAATCCCCGCTGTTCGAAATCGCGCGAGGCGCTGGCGATCGTCGAGGCCAGCGGCGCCGAGGTCACGATCGTCGAATATCTGAAGACGCCGCCGTCCGCCGAGGATCTGGCCCGGCTCTACAAGCGCGCGGGCATGACGGCGCGCGACGGCCTGCGGCTGGCCGAGCCCGATGCGAAGGCGCTCAAGGATGCGAACGAGGAGGATATCCTCGCCGCGATGGCCGCCAACCCGATCCTGATCGAACGCCCGCTGGTGGAAACCGCCAAGGGCGTCCGCCTGGGCCGCCCGCCCGAAAAGGTGCGCGAGATCCTCTGA
- the accC gene encoding acetyl-CoA carboxylase biotin carboxylase subunit: MPEIKKVLIANRGEIALRIHRACHEMGIRTVAAHSTADADAMHVRLADEAVCIGPPSAAESYLNIPNIISAAEISGADAIHPGYGFLSENAKFAEIVEAHDIIWIGPKPEHIRTMGDKIEAKRTAGKLGLPLVPGSDGPISDLEEAKAIAAKAGYPVIIKAASGGGGRGMKVCTSEDQLETLMSQAGTEAKAAFGDATVYLEKYLGNPRHIEFQVFGDGNGNAIHLGERDCSIQRRHQKVIEEAPSPIISAEERARMGGIVAKAMADMGYRGAGTIEFLWENGEFYFIEMNTRLQVEHPVTEAITGLDLVREQIRVAEGHPLTLRQEDVVFRGHAIECRINAEDARTFAPSPGLVKGYHAPGGMNVRVDSGLYAGYRIPPYYDSMIAKLIVYGTTRNGALRRLRRALEEFVIDGVKTTIPLHQALLDDPEFQAGDYSIKWLEEWLAREETTG, translated from the coding sequence ATGCCCGAGATCAAGAAGGTCCTGATCGCCAATCGCGGCGAGATCGCGCTCCGCATCCACCGCGCATGCCATGAAATGGGCATCCGCACGGTGGCGGCGCACTCCACCGCCGATGCGGACGCGATGCACGTGCGGCTGGCCGACGAAGCGGTCTGCATCGGGCCGCCGTCGGCGGCGGAAAGCTATCTGAACATCCCGAACATCATCTCGGCCGCCGAGATTTCGGGTGCGGACGCGATCCACCCCGGCTACGGCTTCCTCTCGGAGAATGCCAAGTTCGCCGAGATCGTGGAAGCGCACGACATCATCTGGATCGGGCCCAAGCCCGAGCATATCCGGACGATGGGCGACAAGATCGAGGCCAAGCGCACCGCCGGCAAGCTCGGCCTGCCGCTGGTGCCGGGCTCCGACGGCCCGATCTCCGATCTCGAGGAAGCCAAGGCGATCGCCGCCAAGGCCGGCTATCCGGTCATCATCAAGGCGGCATCGGGCGGTGGCGGCCGCGGCATGAAGGTCTGCACCTCGGAAGATCAGCTGGAAACGCTGATGAGCCAGGCCGGCACCGAGGCGAAGGCCGCCTTCGGCGACGCGACCGTCTATCTCGAAAAATATCTCGGCAATCCGCGCCACATCGAATTCCAGGTGTTCGGCGACGGCAACGGCAATGCGATCCATCTGGGCGAGCGCGACTGCTCGATCCAGCGCCGCCACCAGAAGGTGATCGAGGAGGCTCCCTCGCCGATCATCTCGGCCGAGGAGCGCGCGCGCATGGGCGGCATCGTCGCCAAGGCGATGGCCGACATGGGCTATCGCGGCGCGGGCACGATCGAGTTCCTGTGGGAAAACGGCGAATTCTACTTCATCGAGATGAACACCCGCCTGCAGGTGGAGCATCCGGTGACCGAGGCGATCACCGGCCTCGATCTCGTCCGCGAGCAGATCCGCGTGGCGGAGGGCCATCCGCTCACGCTGCGGCAGGAAGACGTGGTCTTCCGGGGCCATGCGATCGAATGCCGGATCAATGCCGAGGATGCGCGCACCTTCGCGCCCTCGCCCGGCCTCGTGAAGGGCTATCATGCGCCCGGCGGCATGAACGTGCGCGTCGATAGCGGGCTTTACGCCGGCTATCGCATCCCGCCTTATTACGACAGCATGATCGCCAAGCTGATCGTCTACGGCACCACCCGCAACGGCGCGCTGCGCCGGCTGCGGCGCGCGCTGGAAGAGTTCGTGATCGATGGCGTGAAGACCACGATCCCGCTCCACCAGGCGCTGCTGGACGATCCCGAATTCCAGGCCGGCGATTATTCGATCAAGTGGCTGGAGGAGTGGCTGGCGCGCGAGGAAACGACGGGATGA
- the accB gene encoding acetyl-CoA carboxylase biotin carboxyl carrier protein translates to MTDTSKTAMQVDPALVRQLAELLDETQLTEIEVQDGDRKIRVVRKVSVAAPAAPVAYAPAPMAASAPVAAPAAPADAGLAGAVKSPMVGTAYLAASPEAKNFVSVGQQVAAGDTLLIVEAMKVMNPIAAPKAGTVKAILIDNGQPVEFDQPLVVVE, encoded by the coding sequence ATGACCGATACGTCCAAGACGGCGATGCAGGTCGATCCCGCGCTCGTCCGCCAGTTGGCCGAGCTGCTCGATGAGACGCAGCTGACCGAGATCGAAGTGCAGGACGGGGATCGCAAGATCCGCGTCGTCCGCAAGGTGAGCGTGGCCGCTCCCGCCGCGCCCGTGGCCTATGCTCCCGCCCCGATGGCGGCGTCCGCGCCCGTGGCGGCCCCTGCCGCGCCCGCCGACGCGGGCCTGGCCGGTGCCGTGAAGTCGCCGATGGTGGGCACCGCCTATCTCGCGGCCAGCCCGGAGGCGAAGAATTTCGTGTCCGTGGGCCAGCAGGTCGCCGCCGGCGATACGCTGCTGATCGTCGAGGCGATGAAGGTGATGAACCCGATCGCCGCGCCCAAGGCGGGCACCGTCAAGGCGATCCTGATCGACAATGGCCAGCCGGTCGAGTTCGATCAGCCGCTCGTGGTGGTCGAGTAA
- the thiS gene encoding sulfur carrier protein ThiS — MHSDGTISIIVNGEHRRVNGGMTIAGLAGELGLEPAKVAVERNLEIVPRSTLGDVTLEDGDELEIVHFVGGGDHAVAGGGGDHVPAPVDDDSWTVAGKTFRSRLIVGTGKYKDFAQNAAAVAASGAEIVTVAVRRVNIADRNQPMLTDFIDPKTITYLPNTAGCFDAESAIRTLRLAREAGGWDLVKLEVLGEARTLYPDMIETLRATEILAKEGFLPMVYCADDPIAAKRLEDAGAVAIMPLGSLIGSGLGIQNPVTIRLIVEGAKVPVLVDAGVGTASEAAAAMELGCDGVLMNTAIAEAKDPILMAAAMKAATEAGRLAYRAGRMGRRRYADPSSPLAGLI; from the coding sequence ATGCACAGCGACGGTACGATCAGCATCATCGTCAACGGAGAACATCGCCGCGTCAATGGCGGGATGACGATTGCGGGGCTGGCGGGCGAGCTGGGGCTGGAGCCGGCGAAGGTGGCGGTGGAGCGCAATCTGGAGATCGTGCCGCGCTCCACGCTGGGCGACGTGACGCTGGAGGATGGCGACGAGCTGGAGATCGTCCATTTCGTCGGTGGCGGCGACCATGCGGTCGCGGGCGGCGGCGGCGACCATGTCCCCGCGCCGGTGGACGACGATAGCTGGACGGTCGCGGGCAAGACCTTCCGCTCGCGGCTGATCGTCGGCACCGGCAAATATAAGGATTTCGCGCAGAATGCGGCGGCGGTGGCAGCCTCCGGCGCGGAGATCGTGACGGTCGCGGTGCGGCGCGTGAACATCGCGGATCGCAACCAGCCGATGCTGACCGACTTCATCGATCCCAAGACGATCACCTATCTGCCCAACACGGCCGGCTGCTTCGATGCCGAAAGCGCGATCCGTACGCTGCGTCTGGCGCGCGAGGCGGGCGGCTGGGATCTGGTGAAGCTGGAGGTGCTGGGCGAGGCGCGCACGCTCTATCCCGACATGATCGAGACGCTGCGCGCGACCGAGATCCTCGCCAAGGAAGGCTTCCTGCCGATGGTCTATTGCGCGGACGATCCGATCGCGGCGAAGCGGCTGGAGGATGCGGGTGCTGTCGCGATCATGCCGCTGGGCTCGCTGATCGGCTCCGGCCTCGGCATCCAGAATCCGGTGACGATCCGGCTGATCGTGGAGGGCGCCAAGGTGCCGGTGCTGGTGGATGCCGGCGTCGGCACGGCGAGCGAGGCGGCGGCGGCGATGGAACTGGGCTGCGACGGCGTGCTGATGAACACCGCGATCGCGGAGGCCAAGGATCCGATCCTGATGGCGGCGGCGATGAAGGCGGCGACCGAAGCCGGCCGTCTCGCCTATCGCGCGGGTCGCATGGGGCGGCGGCGCTATGCCGATCCCTCAAGCCCGCTGGCGGGCCTGATCTAA
- a CDS encoding fatty acid desaturase, whose amino-acid sequence MELVSQLSPDARARIRALCGARPAHYIQTLVTTWLVIAVAIAAALVAHNVFVSIIAIYFVATRQQLLALLVHEQTHSLGLKGRYGDVVGNLFTAYPLIAVTIEDYAKIHLRHHRHYFTQADPDFLRKQGPDWTFPMPLARLLGLFLLDVTGVSFVRYMLDRKKRAYTGNGFKRKHPVPGWLKPVFLITVAAVLTVVHGWTAFLLYWALPLVTIFPAIVRWGAICEHSYGHEGATVEETSPVILPTWASRIFYPNMNFSMHVYHHHFPTVSFGNLPAVHQIFVEEDLVRKDQLFNGHLDYLRYVLKGPREGRAAPMLAAN is encoded by the coding sequence ATGGAGCTGGTTTCTCAACTCTCGCCCGACGCGCGGGCGCGTATCCGGGCCCTGTGCGGCGCCCGGCCGGCACACTATATCCAGACGCTCGTGACGACGTGGCTCGTCATCGCGGTCGCGATCGCGGCCGCTTTGGTGGCGCACAACGTGTTCGTCTCGATCATCGCCATCTATTTCGTGGCGACCCGCCAGCAATTGCTCGCCCTGCTCGTCCATGAGCAGACCCATTCGCTGGGCCTCAAGGGCCGCTATGGCGACGTGGTGGGCAATCTCTTCACCGCTTATCCGCTGATCGCCGTGACGATCGAGGATTATGCGAAGATCCACCTGCGCCATCATCGCCATTATTTCACGCAGGCCGATCCGGACTTCCTCCGCAAGCAGGGCCCGGACTGGACCTTCCCGATGCCGCTCGCCCGGCTGCTGGGCCTGTTCCTGCTGGACGTGACGGGCGTGAGCTTCGTGCGCTACATGCTGGATCGCAAGAAGCGGGCCTATACGGGCAACGGCTTCAAGCGGAAGCATCCCGTGCCGGGCTGGCTGAAGCCGGTGTTTCTGATCACCGTCGCAGCCGTTCTGACCGTGGTGCACGGCTGGACCGCCTTCCTGCTCTATTGGGCGCTGCCGCTCGTCACCATCTTCCCGGCGATCGTGCGCTGGGGCGCGATCTGCGAGCATTCCTATGGCCATGAGGGCGCCACCGTGGAGGAAACCTCGCCGGTGATCCTGCCGACCTGGGCCAGCCGCATCTTCTATCCGAACATGAATTTCTCGATGCACGTCTATCACCATCATTTCCCGACGGTGTCGTTCGGCAACCTGCCGGCGGTGCATCAGATTTTCGTCGAAGAGGATCTGGTCCGGAAGGATCAGCTGTTCAACGGCCACCTCGATTATCTGCGCTACGTCCTGAAAGGCCCGCGCGAGGGCCGCGCCGCGCCGATGCTGGCCGCGAACTGA